GCAGGATTTGCAAGCCATTTTGAACGGTTCCGCAATTGAGTAATTCCGGTAATAAATGGCTGGGAATGCCTAATTTGCCGCAATAGGCTGTGAGAATTTCCAATCGTCCGTCGGCCAGATCGTGATGGGTATGAAAAATTCCCCCAGCCAGTTTAATTAATTTTCCATGATATCCCCACAGCAGGATTTCTTTCACCTGTTGGATGCCTGCTTCTGCTAACATCGGCCCTAACCAATTAGCCGTTTTCACCAGTTGCTCGGGATTAATTCCTTTCTGTTGCGCTAAGGATAATCCGTTTTCGCCCAAACAAAATACCAGGCGATCGAACTTTCGCGCTTTTTCCTGTAAAATGGTGCGGAATTCAGCCAACTGTCCGGGAGCGCTGAGGGGTTGAGAAATTCCGGTGGTTCCTAATAGGGAAAGTCCATCGACAACGCCAAAGGCAGGGAGCGATGTCCGTTGCGCTAATCGTCGTCCTTCTGGCAGAATTAGGGTAGTGCGAATGGCGCGATCGCCTTTTAAACAGGTGCTAAGATTCGCTTGCAACAGTTGGCGAGCATAGCGATGGATGCCGGGATTCCCTCGTCCGTTTTCCCCTCGTCCGATGCCCTCTCCGGCTTCGATTTCGATCGGATTATCTCGCTTCCCATTCTCTTCGCTTTCGCGCCATTCTACGACTCCCCAGACGGGGGTATGGCGGGTTAAATCTAAGTTATCTCCGGGGTCGCTGCGGGCGATCGCAAGGGCCATTCCAGCGCGAATATATGAGACTTGTTCGATGGGAATAGTAACGGTAATGGCAGGTTCAATTAGGTTAAGTTCTACCGACTCTAACTCTCGCTCTCCCTGCAGGTAGCGCAAAGCAGCGACGGCTGCCGCTGTGGCAAATACGGGTAGGGTATATCCAGAACGAGGAGAAGGTGAAGACAAGTGCAATGAGAATGGTTTATTTTTCTTTTCTCATCATATATTACTTGTCTTGGCGATCGAGTACAGTATTTAATCTGAAACGCAATATACTCACTACTCCCTATTTCCTATATCTCGGATAATTTCTGGCGATGACCAAGCCAGGGTTGAGAGAATGGCTTTGGCTAAGTTATTAATATCTTGAGAATTGTTATCTAATGGGGAAGCCACGGGACTATCGGAGGATTGAGAGATCGAAGGCCGATCGTCTACTTCTGCTCGATGTTCTCCCTCAGCAGTTGCGGGTAAAGCGTCTTCTGCCTGAGGACGATAGTTATACAGAGCAACGTGTGAAACTGCCGAACTGAGCGCGTGATGGAGGACATAAGCATCAACACTCAATCCAGTTAAGGCAGCCGCTTGCTCTAAAAGGCGATAATGCCGATCGGAAATTGTCAGAGAAAGGATGGATTCTGCTGTTTCAGGTGAGTCAGACATAGGGTGCTGCTACGACGTCAAGCGATCGCTTTACCTTACCTTACTCCATCGGGCGATCGCAATCGGGATATCGAGATGAATTCCCCGAAAATCGTAGATTTCGCTACATTTACCCGAGTCGAATTACGGTTCTGTAAATTTACACTAAGCTTTCGCGAAAAGATCGCCTAAGGTGGATTACGATTAAAGAGGTGCAAGAAAATCGATGATTCATTCATCCGTAAAGGAATATTTCTATCCGAAGTTAGCAATTACTTCAGATCGATAAAAAGACGCATATCGCGTACTTTTCGGTCGATCCCCAACTAATACCGGTCGTTTTGAATATTGTTTCAAAAAATGCAACACCTAATTGCCTGCGGAAAACTCGATTCCCTCTCCACGATTGCTCAATACATTCTTCGAGTGGCGCGAGAAGCCGGACTCGATTCGCGATCGTCCTATAAACTCCGTTTAGCCGTGGATGAAGTCGCGACTAATATTATCATTCATGGCTATACTGAAGCTGGACTTAAAGGTAATTTAAATATTCAGACGGATATTGGCGATCGGGAGTTAAGAGTCTTCATTGAAGATACCGGAGCAGAATACGATCCGACTCAACAATGCGAACCGGATCATCTGTGTACTCCCTTGCAATGCCGTCCCGATGGAGGACTGGGAGTTTATTTGGCTCGTCAGAGCGTTGACCGGTGGATTCACGAGCGCATTGGTGAAGTTAACCGTAATATTTTTATTGTGAAGCGTCCGGAGGAAACCGTAGGAGTGTCGTGAATTAGTTAGAATAGAATAATCAATGTTGATAGCGGGGAGTATGCTAATGACGGATACAGATAAGCCATCGGATCTTTTATATCCGTACAGTCGCTATTACGGTGATTTTACTCCAGAAAATTTGGTCTTTGATGCCAATTTACAAGAGTTTGCCCAGCGAGTCACTTATATTTGTTCATTGGAAACTAATGGTAAGATTACTCCAGCAAAGGCTTACGAACAAATTCGCAGTTTATGGACGCAATTAGCTGAGAGTAAAACTGAATTGGGAATCGAGGATTCTGGAGAGCGATCGAGATAAGATAGGAGAGGCGCGATCGGGTCATCAGAAAATTGCTGTAGAAATTAAAAGCTTTATTCAAAGCTCCACTATTACCGATGGATACACTAAGTCGCTATCGCCAAGCCGTTCAACAACTCCTCGAACATTATGCGCGTTTCGGTGGTGACGATAAAGACGGAGTAGAAACCGAATTAATTGTCGATCCGATAAGAGATCGTTATCTGCTTTTTCATGTGGGTTGGCTGGGAGATTACCGAATTTATGGCTCTATCTTGCACTTTGATATTAAGAATAGTAAAGTTTGGATACAGCACAACGGAACCGAATACGATGTTGCTCGAGAGTTACAAGATTTAGGAATTCCGAAAACCGATATTGTTATTGGTTTCCATTCTCCATTTAAGCGACAGTTCACTGAATACTCGGTAAGCTGAGTCAGCCAACAGAACAATTGAGTTCTATCAATCTGGCGCTTATCCTGTTTGGAAGATATTCTTCACCATTCCTTTTTTCAATCCTGCTGCAACGCGATCGAGTTCGTCGATTTCTGCACTGCTGAGAGACCAACCAAGCGCTCCAATGTTATCCTCAGCTTGAGTAATATTTTTCGCTCCGGGAATGGGAATGGTTCCTTTCATCATACACCAATTGAGCGCAATTTGCGAAGGTGTTTTTTCGCGACCTTCAGCTATCTGTCGTAGGGTTTCCAGAAGCGGACGAACTTGTGGTAAAAGTTGGCGAAAGAGGCGACGGCGCAACCCAGGAGGCAAGTTACCCGACTCGCTATATTTCCCCGTTAATAGTCCTAAAGCCAGGGGACTATAAGCAATAAGTTGAATACCGAGTTCGTCGCATAATTGTTTGAGATCTAATTTAGCGACGGGGTCGGTGGAGAGGAGAGAATATTGGACTTGTAAGGTGAGAATAGGAACGCCTCGTTGGGTAAAGCGATCGCAAATTTTTTGCAACCGTTTGGGTCCGTAGTTTGAGAGTCCCACGGCTTTCACTTTGCCTTGTTCGTAGAGGTCGGCTAATCCATCTAACAGGGGGAATTCTTGCCAGGGAAAATAGTTTGCTGTAGACCAATGCATTTGGACTAAGTCAATTGGTCGTTGCAGGCGAGTTGCGGAAGCTTCTGCGGCTTTTACCATAGATTTTCGGCTCAGTCGCCAAGGATAAGGCGCGAGTTTTGTCGCTAAACAAATGTTATTTTGATTGGGAGAAACACAAGCTTGTGCAAACTGTCCCAACAGGATTTCGCTTTGTCCGTTTAACTTCCCCGTGCCATAAGAATCTCCTGTATCGAATAAGGTGACTCCCTTATCGACGCAGAGATTAAAGACTTGCTGGAGTTGCTCGTCCATACTGCGATCGTATTGCCAAAGCAATCGATTTCCCCATGCCCAAGTTCCGCATCCCATTCGAGGTAAAAGAATAGTCGATTGTCCGGTCATTTTTTTCAAGAATTGGTTTGTTAATTTCAATTAGAATAGCACGAGACTATTATCTATTTCATGAGGTCGAATTCATGAGGTCGAAGGAACTTGTTGGGTAATACAATGAATGCCACCTCCTCCTTCAGCTAATGTCAGGCTCTCAACTCCAACAACCTCTCGGTCTGGAAAGACTTCGCGCAAGATAGCTAGGGGAGCATCGTCTTGTTCTGGATCGCCGGATGTGGGGACGATAATCCCATTATTGACGATGTAAAAATTCATGTGTGCCAGATCGTCACCGAGGGGAATTTCTACGATCTCCAGAGTGCGATCGCGGGCATCCTTAGCTTCTTGCAATCGCCGTTTCGCATCTTGTAAAATTCGATAG
This is a stretch of genomic DNA from Roseofilum casamattae BLCC-M143. It encodes these proteins:
- a CDS encoding XisI protein, whose protein sequence is MDTLSRYRQAVQQLLEHYARFGGDDKDGVETELIVDPIRDRYLLFHVGWLGDYRIYGSILHFDIKNSKVWIQHNGTEYDVARELQDLGIPKTDIVIGFHSPFKRQFTEYSVS
- a CDS encoding DUF7219 family protein, translating into MTDTDKPSDLLYPYSRYYGDFTPENLVFDANLQEFAQRVTYICSLETNGKITPAKAYEQIRSLWTQLAESKTELGIEDSGERSR
- the cbiD gene encoding cobalt-precorrin-5B (C(1))-methyltransferase CbiD; this translates as MSSPSPRSGYTLPVFATAAAVAALRYLQGERELESVELNLIEPAITVTIPIEQVSYIRAGMALAIARSDPGDNLDLTRHTPVWGVVEWRESEENGKRDNPIEIEAGEGIGRGENGRGNPGIHRYARQLLQANLSTCLKGDRAIRTTLILPEGRRLAQRTSLPAFGVVDGLSLLGTTGISQPLSAPGQLAEFRTILQEKARKFDRLVFCLGENGLSLAQQKGINPEQLVKTANWLGPMLAEAGIQQVKEILLWGYHGKLIKLAGGIFHTHHDLADGRLEILTAYCGKLGIPSHLLPELLNCGTVQNGLQILRDLERESGIPWVNRIYTDIAEEINRRAERYIYKQSQQHVIVNSVLFDRDRIITIATAPF
- a CDS encoding aldo/keto reductase; the protein is MTGQSTILLPRMGCGTWAWGNRLLWQYDRSMDEQLQQVFNLCVDKGVTLFDTGDSYGTGKLNGQSEILLGQFAQACVSPNQNNICLATKLAPYPWRLSRKSMVKAAEASATRLQRPIDLVQMHWSTANYFPWQEFPLLDGLADLYEQGKVKAVGLSNYGPKRLQKICDRFTQRGVPILTLQVQYSLLSTDPVAKLDLKQLCDELGIQLIAYSPLALGLLTGKYSESGNLPPGLRRRLFRQLLPQVRPLLETLRQIAEGREKTPSQIALNWCMMKGTIPIPGAKNITQAEDNIGALGWSLSSAEIDELDRVAAGLKKGMVKNIFQTG
- a CDS encoding ATP-binding protein — encoded protein: MQHLIACGKLDSLSTIAQYILRVAREAGLDSRSSYKLRLAVDEVATNIIIHGYTEAGLKGNLNIQTDIGDRELRVFIEDTGAEYDPTQQCEPDHLCTPLQCRPDGGLGVYLARQSVDRWIHERIGEVNRNIFIVKRPEETVGVS